The following proteins come from a genomic window of Gynuella sunshinyii YC6258:
- the recF gene encoding DNA replication/repair protein RecF (All proteins in this family for which functions are known are DNA-binding proteins that assist the filamentation of RecA onto DNA for the initiation of recombination or recombinational repair.) yields the protein MTIHRLHIQGVRNISDARLEPAYFVNIVFGDNGSGKTSVLESIHILTHGRSFRSTSSKNTTLIQQGLHALTVYGEIGEIHNHVGVSKAVDGVNQIKISGEKVTAVSELAKLSPVQIIDAQAFDLLTGSPAVRRQFLDWGVFHVEHGFLNVWQRVQKALKNRNSLLRSGKITDPIQMSAWTREFASAAERLDEYRQQYLERFKQQFVDILAKLTDLDDFSLSYHRGWDKARSLLDVLGASEDVDIKTGFTHSGPQRADIRIKLGKHNAADILSRGQQKLVVIAMKLAQGAHLQTFKEHKRCIFLLDDLPAELDSNHTHKVCQILEQMDAQVFLTCVEPGELLEFWNNKDQIKMFHVKHGQVSGELDE from the coding sequence GTGACTATACACAGGCTTCATATCCAGGGAGTTCGTAACATCTCCGATGCCAGATTGGAGCCTGCCTATTTTGTAAATATTGTTTTCGGTGATAATGGTTCTGGAAAAACGTCGGTATTGGAGTCCATTCATATACTGACTCACGGACGCTCCTTCCGCTCTACCTCCTCAAAAAACACTACCCTTATTCAGCAGGGTCTGCATGCTTTAACCGTATACGGTGAGATTGGAGAAATTCACAACCATGTTGGTGTGTCCAAGGCCGTTGACGGTGTTAATCAAATAAAAATATCTGGCGAGAAAGTAACGGCCGTTTCTGAACTTGCCAAATTGTCTCCGGTGCAAATCATTGATGCACAGGCATTTGACTTATTGACAGGTTCTCCTGCAGTCAGAAGACAGTTTCTTGATTGGGGTGTGTTTCACGTGGAACACGGGTTTTTAAATGTGTGGCAACGTGTACAGAAGGCGCTTAAAAATCGGAATAGTTTGCTACGTTCTGGTAAAATAACCGACCCTATTCAGATGTCTGCCTGGACCAGAGAATTTGCATCCGCTGCTGAAAGATTGGATGAGTATAGACAGCAATATCTGGAAAGATTCAAACAACAGTTTGTAGATATATTGGCGAAGTTGACTGACTTAGACGATTTTTCTCTCTCGTATCATAGGGGATGGGATAAAGCCCGAAGTCTGTTGGATGTTCTCGGTGCATCAGAGGATGTTGATATAAAAACAGGCTTTACCCATAGCGGACCTCAAAGAGCCGACATTCGTATTAAATTAGGTAAGCACAACGCGGCAGATATTCTTTCGCGAGGCCAGCAAAAACTGGTTGTTATCGCTATGAAGCTTGCGCAAGGCGCCCACTTACAAACATTTAAAGAACATAAGCGCTGTATTTTTTTGCTGGATGATTTACCAGCGGAGCTGGACAGCAACCACACACATAAAGTGTGTCAGATTTTAGAGCAGATGGATGCCCAGGTTTTTTTAACGTGTGTTGAACCGGGTGAACTACTGGAATTTTGGAACAATAAAGACCAAATTAAAATGTTTCACGTGAAACACGGCCAGGTCTCAGGAGAATTAGATGAGTAA
- the dnaN gene encoding DNA polymerase III subunit beta, giving the protein MKFSVPRDALIRPLQLVSGVVERRQTLPVLSNLLVVLENNQISLTGTDLEVELIGRLSIEGPASDGEVTIPAKKLMDIVKSLPDDAMITFSTDESRVIITSGRSRFTLSTLPASEFPNVEDEQDNLTFGVDQQILKGLIDATSFAMAQQDVRYYLNGMLLEIYQGHMRTVATDGHRLALSSVEMDMVTEGRRQVIIPRKGILELARLLGEGTGEVQVSIGSNHVRVKTPGFTFTSKLVDGKFPDYERVLPKGGDKIIVAERAECKSVFGRAAILSNEKYRGVRIILQDGNLQVLANNPEQEEAEENMAVDYDGERLELGFNVNYLLDVFNVINGDQVQMIMSDPNSSTLIHDAENKGSLYVVMPMRL; this is encoded by the coding sequence ATTAAATTTTCGGTGCCAAGGGATGCTCTGATCAGACCTTTGCAACTTGTTTCCGGTGTCGTTGAGCGTCGGCAAACTTTACCTGTTTTATCGAATTTGTTGGTGGTGTTGGAAAATAATCAGATTTCACTAACCGGAACAGATTTAGAAGTCGAACTTATTGGCAGGTTATCTATAGAAGGGCCGGCTTCTGATGGTGAAGTGACAATTCCTGCCAAAAAATTAATGGATATTGTTAAGTCGCTACCAGATGACGCGATGATTACTTTTTCAACCGACGAAAGTCGAGTCATCATTACCAGCGGTAGAAGCCGTTTTACTTTGTCCACATTGCCTGCGTCTGAATTTCCTAACGTCGAAGATGAACAAGACAATCTGACCTTTGGCGTCGACCAACAGATATTGAAGGGACTTATCGATGCCACATCGTTCGCAATGGCTCAACAGGATGTTCGCTACTACTTAAATGGCATGCTGCTGGAGATATACCAGGGCCATATGCGTACCGTCGCCACTGATGGCCATAGACTGGCCCTGAGCTCTGTAGAAATGGATATGGTCACGGAGGGTCGCAGGCAGGTCATTATTCCTCGCAAAGGGATATTGGAATTAGCCCGACTGTTGGGGGAGGGAACTGGTGAGGTGCAGGTTTCTATCGGTAGCAATCATGTTCGAGTAAAAACTCCAGGCTTTACCTTCACCTCCAAACTGGTAGATGGGAAGTTTCCTGACTATGAGCGTGTGTTACCGAAGGGTGGTGATAAGATCATTGTTGCAGAACGGGCTGAGTGTAAATCGGTTTTTGGGCGAGCGGCTATTTTATCTAATGAAAAGTACCGGGGTGTCAGAATCATTTTACAGGATGGTAATCTGCAGGTTCTTGCTAATAACCCGGAGCAGGAAGAAGCCGAGGAGAACATGGCGGTGGACTATGACGGCGAAAGACTGGAGCTCGGTTTTAACGTGAATTATCTGTTGGATGTTTTCAATGTTATCAATGGTGATCAGGTTCAAATGATCATGTCTGATCCCAATAGCAGTACTTTAATTCACGACGCAGAAAATAAAGGGTCTCTTTACGTTGTGATGCCTATGCGGCTTTGA
- the dnaA gene encoding chromosomal replication initiator protein DnaA translates to MSETVWQQCLSELEIEIPSQQFNTWIRPLQVVENDQEVILSAPNRFVMDWVKEKYLDQIMAILSGLGRSDIKVVIGQRKEAAMTSFNSPASGYIRSGAPVSTDNSKGQYYPQSSTSQSNRVIDIDNNETSASREYSPASHSLEDSAAPLENYLSPHYTFEYFVEGKSNQLALAAAQQVAENAGGAYNPLFIYGGVGLGKTHLMQAVGHSILRKNPNARVMYLPSETFVQDMVKALQRNAINEFKRFYRSLDALLIDDIQFFAGKDRSQEEFFHTFNALLEGNQQVILTCDRFHKEITGVEDRLKSRFSWGLTVQVEPPDLETRVAILMKKADETGIHLPQDAGFFIAQLVRSNVRELEGALKRVVANAHFTGAQISVQLVKDSLRDLLDLQKKQVSIENIQRTVSEYFKIKVGDLNSKRRSRSVARPRQIAMALAKELTNHSLPEIGDSFGGRDHTTVLHACRKIKDLREKDLDIREDYDNLLRTLTT, encoded by the coding sequence GTGTCTGAGACTGTTTGGCAACAATGTTTAAGTGAGCTGGAGATAGAAATACCCAGCCAGCAGTTTAATACCTGGATCAGGCCATTACAGGTCGTTGAGAATGATCAGGAAGTTATTCTGAGTGCTCCCAATCGGTTTGTGATGGATTGGGTGAAAGAAAAGTATCTTGATCAGATTATGGCCATCCTCAGCGGATTGGGAAGATCAGATATAAAGGTGGTAATTGGTCAGAGAAAAGAGGCAGCCATGACCAGTTTTAACTCACCGGCCAGTGGCTATATACGATCGGGGGCACCCGTTTCGACTGATAATAGTAAGGGCCAGTATTACCCTCAGTCATCCACCTCTCAATCCAATCGTGTCATCGATATTGATAACAATGAAACCTCTGCCTCCAGGGAATATTCCCCTGCCTCTCATTCTCTGGAAGATAGTGCAGCACCACTGGAAAACTATCTCAGCCCCCATTACACCTTTGAATACTTTGTTGAAGGCAAATCCAATCAGCTGGCCCTAGCCGCTGCACAACAGGTAGCGGAGAATGCTGGCGGTGCATATAACCCACTATTCATATATGGTGGAGTGGGACTTGGAAAGACCCATCTTATGCAGGCTGTTGGGCATAGTATTTTAAGAAAAAATCCGAATGCAAGGGTGATGTATTTGCCTTCCGAGACCTTTGTTCAGGATATGGTTAAGGCGCTACAGAGAAACGCGATTAATGAATTTAAGCGTTTTTATCGCAGTCTGGATGCACTTTTGATTGACGACATACAATTTTTTGCTGGTAAGGATCGCTCTCAGGAGGAATTTTTCCATACATTTAATGCGTTACTTGAAGGGAATCAACAGGTTATTTTAACGTGTGATCGTTTCCATAAAGAAATTACCGGTGTTGAAGACAGGTTAAAAAGTCGTTTCAGCTGGGGATTGACGGTTCAGGTCGAACCACCTGATTTGGAGACGCGGGTAGCGATTCTGATGAAGAAAGCAGATGAAACCGGTATTCATTTGCCACAGGATGCGGGATTTTTTATTGCGCAGCTGGTCCGTTCAAATGTCAGGGAGCTTGAAGGGGCGTTAAAACGTGTCGTTGCCAATGCCCATTTTACGGGTGCTCAAATTTCTGTCCAATTGGTCAAAGATTCTTTGCGTGATCTGCTGGATCTGCAGAAGAAACAAGTTAGCATAGAAAATATTCAGCGCACGGTATCTGAGTATTTTAAAATCAAAGTTGGTGATTTGAATTCCAAGCGTCGGTCCAGAAGTGTGGCGAGACCACGGCAGATAGCAATGGCTCTGGCAAAGGAACTGACTAACCATAGTTTGCCTGAAATAGGAGATTCTTTTGGTGGCCGTGACCATACAACCGTGTTGCATGCGTGTCGTAAAATAAAAGACTTGCGTGAAAAAGATTTGGATATCAGAGAGGACTACGACAACCTTCTAAGGACTCTGACAACCTGA